Proteins from one Anastrepha obliqua isolate idAnaObli1 chromosome 2, idAnaObli1_1.0, whole genome shotgun sequence genomic window:
- the LOC129239610 gene encoding putative vitellogenin receptor isoform X1, translated as MAKPFHLPLQNVRKKLQPTVAAPSSLVIVVVVILVLLPPFFARASAFHQCGADHFECRDGSCILQEKMCDGRHDCLDNSDELDCERKMCRKPNWFQCAKPNGPCLSAQLICNGIENCPGGEDELDCVSSSSSSSWMKDDGVGRSDSASADVGTGGWHSSKRNCSTFEYTCSADKSCIPLDFMCDGKSDCHDRSDEEDGCERARTSCEGFFCDNRKCLESKKWICDGVDDCGDGSDERKCGLNCTLEEGKFLCRDNSSCLMIDAVCNGKSECADGSDESDICTSATNNCSTKTCPPASTCRMLPQQGAQCICPKGYRMSLLENVCRDVDECLEMYGLCSQGCMNTRGSYRCTCDEGYILKDDNRTCEAHGGDPLLLYTTQIAVMGVHLRDKFVYAVATNLTKVIGVAFDGQNIYWTNIRNEAESIVKANVDGTNHEILLTSGLDAPEDLAVDWLTGNIYFSDNTMHHIAVCSNNGLYCTALVSMDVDQPRGIALWPQRGQMFWTDWGVKPMIARASMDGSNSLPLVTDNIHWPNGIVVDMHNDRIYWVDAKSATMESMRSDGTDRRRIFDGIMKHPYGLAIFEDNIYWSDWGTKSVHKCNKFTGKGHQVVAKDRIIYAVHIYHSAKQPKTDHACMRMRCSHLCLLAGNNSATCACPDGMQLVADHLRCIKTHKKQRLFIGLKNSLLEMEHTKFGRHTILETHQLPVYISQMAYNNVNEKVIIADNVQRAIFDYDLQSNNISVLVRENIGNVTAIAFDHLAHNVYWTDSERHVVEVYSMQSRKRAMVSFFAGLEAPIALALIPEDGVMFVALRTRKNVHIDQLPLSGRGPHAHPFEEGLGYDDFQFTTDFETKILFWSDSELDHISFTNYRVLQEYTFRARLKRPYSLALVEDDLFWSELRSSAIHWTHKDNMGGVKRFEIAMTHPAYTHVLPARIPLLASQPTSTLDHPCQHGNGGCSHVCVTATKFISACLCPAGLVFRDMANKTCIESLDCEFRCRSGECLTQSHRCNGRKDCPDGSDEFDCDPTRIKHRKVVCDIGEYACHDATQCIKMQQRCDGEKNCRDGSDEAHCDKFDQEKRCHVHQHACDNGNCVDQSVMCDGIDDCGDRSDESNCKLNTDQTSGDMPVCAVDMFQCNTGTCIAQSWECDGKLDCTDASDEHEKCGTKECPPDMHKCMLGQCIDRRLICDGHNDCGDFSDEMNCDFATGKQRNLTCGSASQPMYQCTSNTSICLELSVRCNGTAECPRGEDEEKCGTVCGINEFQCKSNKECIRLDFRCDRDKDCTDGSDEMNCEHYKNSSIVGIVMTKQNERPCEPNMFDCKDGKCVEMSRVCNNFEDCDTGADEGPLCDTSCTSLPNQPLCTQKCRPTPVGAVCSCFPGYRLDTDQRTCIDVNECEEGEPCAQICENTHGSYRCKCYPDFMLRPDKTSCKSIESQSALMFSTYNEVRSMTEQPITLRVAWAVNDSKIAGFDLNVRKRMAYFATDVEEVLYKVDMENGQVKAGLWVQTPTKVAVDWITDNVYVITRAGKYGIKVCSFDAKMCGLVVQANPRETIRALAVDALSRHLFYATVRAQSFDTPVSELNMAHLDGKKPVSLLRKRDAYITALACDPYKRALYFVDMHSKTLQVMGYHTDSLRIPRTIIQKGNVIMHPSGLSIYENQAFIVNIGSKEAVHCQLFGAHNCKAFNLNILNAEDVVVDGVTRQPLATNPCNMAKCHGMCIQADYGYECMCGDAIVGEHVHCPKEATNEILSSALLGGMPYADDEKSTPIAAVMTILILLLLALLCAGVGYLYYRRAFQGHRDFNINLHFQNPLSAFSSIGAGSGKSAGGMQQQSGIISTTASFDGDTQNNVSNGNAEGGEANEKKQYVPPIYRFLRSSRNGSLSGAEILLEAASPPHESEELATAERTPSVLVEAEPFYTTRICHDDDDARTKLVN; from the exons at GGCTAAACCCTTTCATTTACCGTTGCAAAATGTGCGCAAGAAACTACAGCCCACCGTCGCTGCGCCTAGCAgccttgttattgttgttgtggtcATTCTAGTACTGTTACCGCCATTTTTCGCGCGCGCTTCAGCCTTTCACCAATGCGGCGCCGACCACTTCGAGTGTCGAGACGGAAGTTGCATCTTACAGGAGAAGATGTGTGATGGACGTCACGATTGTCTAGACAACTCGGATGAACTGGATTGCG AGCGAAAGATGTGCCGCAAGCCGAATTGGTTCCAATGCGCCAAACCTAATGGGCCTTGCTTGTCAGCGCAGCTCATTTGCAATGGCATCGAGAACTGTCCTGGTGGTGAAGATGAATTGGATTGTGTTAGCTCGTCGTCGTCTTCGTCGTGGATGAAAGATGATGGTGTTGGAAGAAGTGACTCGGCTAGTGCTGATGTTGGCACTGGCGGCTGGCATTCGTCGAAACGGAATTGCAGCACTTTCGAGTATACCTGTAGCGCGGACAAGTCTTGCATTCCATTAGATTTTATGTGCGATGGTAAAAGCGATTGCCACGATCGGTCCGATGAAGAGGATGGTTGTGAGCGTGCAAGAACCAGTTGTGAGGGTTTCTTCTGCGACAATAGAAAGTGTTTGGAGAGCAAAAAGTGGATCTGTGATGGTGTCGATGATTGTGGGGATGGCAGTGATGAACGAAAATGTG GTTTGAATTGTACTTTGGAGGAGGGAAAATTTCTATGTCGTGACAATTCAAGTTGCTTAATGATCGACGCTGTTTGCAATGGCAAGTCGGAATGTGCGGATGGTAGTGATGAGTCGGACATTTGTACTTCCGCCACCAACAATTGCAGTACAAAGACATGTCCGCCTGCGTCGACTTGTAGAATGCTACCCCAACAGGGTGCCCAGTGTATTTGTCCCAAAGGTTATCGCATGTCATTGCTGGAGAACGTTTGTAGGGACGTGGACGAGTGTTTGGAAATGTATGGGCTGTGCTCGCAAGGATGTATGAATACGCGAGGCTCGTATCGCTGTACCTGCGATGAGGGTTACATACTAAAGGATGATAATAGAACATGCGAGGCGCATGGTGGTGATCCATTGCTGCTCTACACTACGCAAATAGCTGTAATGGGTGTGCATTTGAGAGATAAATTTGTCTATGCGGTGGCAACAAATTTAACGAAAGTGATTGGTGTGGCTTTTGATGGACAAAACATCTATTGGACTAACATACGAAACGAAGCGGAGAGCATTGTGAAGGCAAACGTGGATGGTACCAATCATGAAATATTACTTACCTCAGGCTTGGACGCGCCTGAAGATTTGGCCGTCGATTGGCTGACAG GCAACATCTACTTCTCGGACAACACCATGCACCATATAGCTGTCTGCTCCAACAATGGCCTCTACTGCACTGCGCTCGTCAGTATGGACGTAGACCAGCCGCGTGGCATTGCGCTTTGGCCGCAACGAGGTCAAATGTTCTGGACCGACTGGGGTGTGAAACCAATGATTGCGCGCGCATCTATGGACGGCAGCAACTCGCTGCCCCTTGTCACCGATAACATACACTGGCCGAATGGAATCGTCGTAGATATGCACAATGATCGCATCTACTGGGTCGATGCCAAATCGGCAACAATGGAAAGCATGCGTTCCGATGGCACCGATCGTCGCCGCATATTCGATGGAATTATGAAACACCCGTAtggtttagccatttttgaagaTAATATCTACTGGTCAGATTGGGGCACGAAAAGTGTGCATAAGTGCAATAAATTCACCGGCAAGGGGCATCAAGTGGTCGCTAAAGATCGCATCATCTATGCGGTGCATATTTATCACTCCGCCAAGCAACCTAAAACCGATCACGCTTGTATGCGCATGCGTTGCTCTCATTTGTGTTTACTCGCCGGAAATAATAGCGCAACATGCGCTTGTCCCGATGGCATGCAATTGGTCGCCGATCATTTGCGCTGCATAAAGACACACAAGAAACAGCGTCTCTTCATTGGTTTGAAAAACTCGTTACTCGAAATGGAGCATACGAAATTTGGGCGGCATACAATTTTGGAAACGCATCAGCTGCCGGTGTATATTAGCCAAATGGCGTATAATAATGTGAATGAAAAGGTAATCATTGCCGATAATGTGCAACGCGCCATCTTTGATTACGATCTGCAGAGCAATAATATTTCGGTGCTGGTACGTGAGAATATCGGCAATGTGACGGCGATCGCATTCG ATCACTTGGCGCATAATGTTTACTGGACCGATTCAGAGCGTCATGTGGTGGAGGTCTACTCCATGCAGTCACGCAAACGTGCCATGGTTAGTTTCTTTGCCGGATTAGAAGCGCCAATTGCGCTCGCATTAATACCAGAGGATGG CGTCATGTTTGTTGCCCTACGCACACGCAAAAATGTGCACATAGATCAACTGCCCCTCAGCGGACGCGGACCACACGCACACCCATTTGAAGAAGGGCTTGGCTATGATGATTTTCAGTTTACCACCGACTTTGAGACGAAAATACTCTTTTGGTCTGATAGTGAACTCGACCACATCTCCTTCACCAACTATCGAGTTTTACAAGAGTACACTTTTCGTGCTCGACTCAAGCGTCCCTACTCACTCGCACTGGTCGAAGACGATCTCTTCTGGTCGGAGTTGCGTTCCTCGGCCATACACTGGACGCACAAAGACAATATGGGTGGAGTGAAACGGTTTGAAATTGCAATGACACATCCAGCCTACACGCACGTATTACCTGCACGCATACCACTGTTGGCCAGCCAGCCAACCAGCACGTTGGATCATCCCTGCCAGCATGGAAATGGTGGCTGTTCACATGTTTGTGTAACTGCCACAAAATTTATTAGCGCCTGCTTATGCCCGGCGGGGCTTGTTTTTCGCGATATGGCCAACAAAACTTGCATTGAGTCGCTGGACTGTGAATTCCGTTGCCGTTCGGGTGAGTGTCTAACACAATCGCATCGCTGTAATGGACGTAAAGACTGCCCGGATGGTTCGGATGAGTTTGATTGTGACCCGACGCGTATTAAGCACCGCAAAGTTGTATGTGACATTGGCGAATATGCGTGTCACGATGCTACACAGTGCATAAAAATGCAACAGCGCTGCGATGGAGAGAAAAATTGTCGCGATGGGTCGGATGAGGCACACTGTGACAAATTTG ATCAAGAGAAACGCTGCCACGTACATCAACATGCATGCGATAATGGTAATTGTGTAGATCAGAGTGTCATGTGTGATGGCATAGACGATTGTGGCGATCGCTCAGATGAGTCCAACTGCAAATTGAATACTGATCAGACATCCGGCGATATGCCTGTTTGTGCTGTCGATATGTTCCAATGCAACACGGGCACTTGTATCGCACAGAGCTGGGAATGTGATGGAAAATTAGACTGCACAGATGCATCGGATGAGCACGAAAAATGCG GCACCAAGGAATGTCCACCCGATATGCACAAATGTATGCTTGGCCAGTGCATTGATCGACGTTTGATCTGTGATGGTCACAATGACTGCGGCGACTTTTCGGACGAAATGAATTGCGATTTTGCTACGGGCAAGCAACGCAATTTGACCTGCGGCTCGGCGAGCCAACCGATGTACCAGTGTACGAGCAATACCAGCATTTGCCTAGAGTTGAGTGTTCGCTGTAATGGCACTGCCGAATGCCCACGCGGTGAGGACGAAGAAAAGTGTGGCACGGTGTGTGGCATAAATGAATTCCAGTGCAAGTCTAATAAAGAATGTATACGGCTGGATTTTCGTTGCGATCGCGATAAGGACTGTACTGATGGCTCAGACGAAATGAATTGTGAACATTATAAAAATTCGTCCATCGTCGGCATAGTGATGACCAAGCAGAATGAACGTCCTTGCGAACCGAATATGTTCGATTGCAAAGATGGGAAATGCGTGGAAATGTCGCGCGTATGTAATAATTTCGAAGACTGTGATACGGGCGCTGATGAAGGACCACTCTGCGATACGTCTTGCACTTCCTTACCCAATCAGCCACTTTGCACGCAAAAATGCCGTCCAACGCCGGTAGGTGCAGTTTGTTCATGTTTTCCAGGTTATCGTTTAGATACGGATCAGCGCACTTGCATCGATGTGAATGAGTGTGAGGAAGGTGAGCCATGCGCACAAATTTGTGAGAACACACACGGTTCGTATCGTTGCAAATGCTATCCAGACTTTATGCTGCGCCCCGACAAGACCAGCTGTAAATCAATCGAAAGTCAATCCGCGCTGATGTTCTCCACCTACAATGAAGTGCGCAGCATGACGGAGCAGCCGATCACGTTGAGGGTCGCATGGGCGGTAAATGACTCCAAGATCGCTGGTTTCGATTTGAATGTACGTAAACGTATGGCTTACTTTGCTACCGATGTCGAGGAGGTGTTGTATAAAGTCGACATGGAGAACGGTCAGGTGAAGGCTGGCCTGTGGGTGCAGACACCCACAAAGGTGGCAGTGGACTGGATCACGG ATAATGTCTACGTCATTACACGCGCTGGAAAGTATGGCATCAAAGTGTGCTCCTTCGATGCGAAAATGTGCGGTCTCGTAGTTCAGGCCAACCCACGCGAAACTATACGCGCGCTCGCAGTCGATGCGCTAAGTCGTCACCTCTTCTATGCCACCGTACGCGCACAATCCTTTGACACACCTGTTTCTGAACTCAACATGGCGCACTTGGATGGCAAGAAGCCTGTATCATTGCTACGAAAACGTGATGCTTACATCACCGCCTTAGCCTGCGATCCTTACAAACGTGCACTCTACTTTGTGGATATGCATTCGAAAACACTGCAAGTAATGGGTTATCACACGGATAGCTTACGCATTCCACGCACAATCATACAAAAGGGTAATGTCATTATGCATCCATCGGGTCTTTCAATCTATGAGAATCAAGCGTTCATTGTGAATATCGGTTCCAAGGAAGCGGTGCATTGTCAGCTTTTTGGTGCACATAACTGCAAAGCTTTCAATTTGAATATTCTTAACGCTGAGGATGTTGTAGTGGATGGTGTAACGCGTCAACCGCTCGCCACAAATCCCTGCAACATGGCCAAATGTCATGGTATGTGTATACAGGCCGATTATGGCTATGAGTGTATGTGTGGTGATGCTATTGTGGGCGAACATGTTCACTGCCCGAAGGAAGCGACCAATGAGATCTTGTCCAGCGCTTTGCTTGGTGGAATGCCGTATGCTGATGACGAGAAGTCTACTCCCATTGCTGCAGTTATGACCATTctgattttgttattattagctTTGCTATGCGCAGGCGTTGGGTACTTGTACTATCGGCGCGCTTTTCAAGGTCATCGCGATTTCAATATCAACCTGCATTTCCAGAATCCATTATCTGCGTTCTCCAGCATCGGTGCAGGCAGCGGTAAGTCTGCAGGCGGCATGCAGCAGCAAAGCGGCATCATCAGCACAACTGCCTCTTTTGATGGAGACACCCAAAACAATGTCAGCAACGGCAATGCAGAAGGAGGAGAAGCAAACGAGAAGAAGCAATATGTTCCGCCGATCTATAGATTTCTGCGAAGTTCCAGAAACGGTTCGCTCTCGGGTGCGGAGATTCTTCTCGAAGCTGCGTCG CCGCCCCACGAATCAGAGGAATTGGCAACAGCTGAACGAACACCCAGTGTCCTGGTGGAGGCAGAACCTTTTTACACAACCCGAATTTGccacgatgatgatgatgcaagAACAAAACTTGTCAACTAA